The following proteins are co-located in the Larimichthys crocea isolate SSNF unplaced genomic scaffold, L_crocea_2.0 scaffold97, whole genome shotgun sequence genome:
- the LOC104930679 gene encoding ankyrin repeat and SAM domain-containing protein 1A isoform X8 has product MAAILTDCDPKAIYATVNKEPRDSGAGAVSAVRMRPPGDLKLARSLSKSDSDLLVSPPSEEEGGLGNRSESVSNCSTGKKRLEKSPSFTSEWDEQTQMTSSTTKQRRSKSYDSIEKIMTLIGAGIDFSRDQQYATPGAAGRLLEQPVGDWLEHVGLPQYESKLLLNGFDDLHYMGSNVMEDQDLREIGITDPSHRKKILHAARSLPKVKALGCDGSSSLSSWLENLGLHEYLHNFLASGYRSLDCVKNLWELEIVNVLKISLLGHRKRIIASLAERPYEEPPVKPPRLSQIRCQDLPGSQTSSPLSQMESYTGRSMDPLLPIGDSGRKKAPDTDYDVTQRYRSEHRSHEWYEERHREPRLTLRPPSLAAPYAPVQNWHHQPEKLIFESCAYEASYLGSMLIKDLRGTESTQDACAKMRRSTEQMRKVPTIVLSITYKGVKFIDAANKNIIAEHEIRNISCAAQDPEDLCTFAYITKDLQTSHHYCHVFSTVDVNLTYEIILTLGQAFEVAYQLALQAQRTKHQNLPVGPGLDVIETKSSRPVPKPRGSVRKSAGDIVEQEGDSQGSATWLVDPKESKRTISTKYETTIF; this is encoded by the exons ATGGCCGCCATCCTAACAGACTGTGACCCAAAAGCAATTTATGCAACTGTGAACAAGGAGCCCAGAGACTCAGGAGCCGGGGCAGTGTCTGCCGTCAGGATGCGCCCTCCTGGGGATCTGAAGCTGGCACGCAGCCTCTCCAAGTCTGACTCTGACTTGCTCGTGTCTCCTCCtagtgaggaggaaggaggactAGGAAACCGTAGCGAGTCTGTATCTAACTGTAGCACTGGCAAGAAGAGGCTTGAGAAGTCTCCTTCTTTCACCTCAGAATGGGATGAG CAGACACAGATGACGTCTTCCACCACAAAACAACGAAGATCTAAATCCTATGACAGC ATCGAGAAGATCATGACACTGATTGGCGCTGGCATCGATTTCTCCAGAGATCAGCAATACGCTACACCAG GTGCTGCAGGTCGATTGCTGGAACAGCCCGTCGGAGACTGGCTGGAGCATGTGGGGCTGCCGCAGTACGAGAGCAAACTACTCCTGAATGGTTTTGACGACCTGCACTACATG GGGAGCAATGTAATGGAGGACCAGGACTTGAGAGAGATTGGAATCACAGACCCAAGCCACAGGAAGAAGATCCTACATGCAGCACGTTCGTTACCCAAG GTGAAGGCGCTGGGCTGTGATGGCAGCAGCTCCCTTTCCTCCTGGCTGGAGAATCTGGGCCTGCATGAGTACTTGCACAACTTCCTGGCCAGTGGCTACCGCTCTTTAGACTGTGTGAAAAACCTGTGGGAACTGGAGATTGTCAAT gtgCTAAAGATCTCCCTACTTGGTCATAGGAAACGCATCATTGCGTCCTTAGCGGAGAGGCCTTATGAGGAGCCTCCAGTCAAGCCTCCTCGTTTGTCTCAGATCAGG TGCCAAGACCTGCCTGGATCCCAGACCTCGTCTCCCCTCAGTCAGATGGAATCCTACACGGGACGCTCAATGGACCCTCTGCTGCCAATAGGAGACTCGGGGAGGAAAAAAGCCCCAGATACTGACTACGATGTGACCCAAAGATATCGCAGTGAACACAGATCACAT GAATGGTACGAAGAACGGCATCGAGAGCCCCGTCTGACGTTGAGGCCGCCTAGTCTGGCAGCGCCGTACGCCCCGGTCCAGAACTGGCATCATCAACCCGAGAAACTCATCTTTGAATCATGCGCCTATGAAGCCAGT TATCTCGGTTCCATGCTTATTAAAGATCTACGGGGTACCGAGTCCACGCAGGATGCCTGTGCCAAAATGCGG AGGTCGACAGAACAAATGAGAAAAGTCCCCACCATCGTCCTCTCCATCACTTACAAGGGTGTGAAGTTCATTGATGCGGCCAATAAG AACATCATCGCAGAGCATGAGATCCGTAACATTTCGTGTGCAGCCCAGGATCCAGAAGACTTGTGCACGTTTGCCTACATCACTAAGGACCTGCAGACCAGCCACCACTACTGCCATGTGTTCAGCACAGTAGACGTG AACCTGACCTATGAGATTATACTGACGCTCGGACAGGCGTTTGAGGTAGCCTATCAGCTGGCTCTGCAGGCCCAGAGGACCAAACATCAGAACCTCCCAGTGGGACCCGGCTTAGATGTCATTGAGACCAAGTCCAGCCGACCTGTACCCAAACCACGAGGCAGTGTTCGGAAATCAGCG GGGGACATCGTGGAGCAGGAGGGGGATTCTCAGGGCAGCGCCACGTGGCTCGTAGACCCCAAGGAATCCAAGCGCACTATCAGCACTAAGTATGAGACCACCATATTCTGA